From Brassica oleracea var. oleracea cultivar TO1000 chromosome C3, BOL, whole genome shotgun sequence, a single genomic window includes:
- the LOC106328386 gene encoding 1-acyl-sn-glycerol-3-phosphate acyltransferase 3-like, whose translation MAIFATFVIVPFGLLFLVSGLIINLIQLVLFIFVRPVSRNVYRRINTSVVELLWLQLIWLVDWWAFIKINLYADAETLELLGKEHALVLSNHRGDIDWLVGWVMAQHSGRLGSTLAIMRKEAKYFPIIGWSMWFSEYIILEKNWAKDEKILKAGFNQLKDFPTTFWLGLFVEGTRFNQKNLEAAKVYASLKGLPTPRNVLIPRTKGFVSAVTHMRSFVPAIYDCTYTVQKKQTTPILLRMFGGQSSEVNLQMRRYKMSQVPETTDGIAQWCQDLFVAKDSQLENYFTNDVFSDLDVHQIGRPIKPLIVVLTWFCLLIYGSFKLLQ comes from the exons ATGGCAATCTTTGCGACTTTTGTCATTGTCCCTTTTGGTTTGCTCTTCTTGGTATCAGGCCTCATCATCAACCTCATTCAG CTTGTGTTATTCATCTTTGTTCGTCCTGTCTCAAGAAATGTGTATAGAAGAATCAACACAAGTGTTGTAGAGTTACTTTGGTTGCAGCTCATATGGCTCGTTGATTGGTGGGCCTTTATCAAG ATAAATTTGTATGCTGATGCAGAGACTCTTGAACTACTTG GTAAAGAACATGCACTAGTCTTAAGCAATCATAGAGGTGACATCGACTGGCTCGTCGGATGGGTTATGGCTCAG CACTCAGGCCGTCTGGGAAGTACTCTAGCAATCATGAGGAAAGAAGCCAAGTATTTTCCA ATCATAGGTTGGTCCATGTGGTTTTCAGAATACATCATCTTGGAAAAAAATTGGGCCAAGGATGAAAAAATCCTCAAG GCAGGTTTTAATCAACTGAAGGACTTTCCTACCACATTCTGGTTGGGTCTTTTCGTCGAAGGAACTCGATTCAATCAAAAAAATCTTGAAGCTGCTAAGGTTTATGCATCTCTAAAGGGCTTACCAACACCTCGCAATGTTTTGATTCCTCGTACAAAG GGATTTGTTTCAGCGGTAACTCACATGCGCTCGTTTGTTCCCGCGATCTATGACTGCACATATACAGTTCAGAAGAAACAGACCACACCAATACTGCTTAGGATGTTCGGTGGCCAATCATCTGAG GTGAATTTGCAGATGAGACGTTACAAAATGAGCCAAGTGCCGGAAACCACAGATGGCATTGCACAGTGGTGCCAAGATCTGTTTGTCGCCAAG GATTCTCAACTTGAAAACTACTTCACAAATGATGTGTTCAGCGACTTGGACGTTCACCAAATTGGCCGGCCAATCAAACCACTGATC GTGGTGTTAACTTGGTTCTGTCTCCTCATATACGGCAGCTTCAAGCTACTTCAGTGA
- the LOC106333059 gene encoding UDP-glycosyltransferase 89A2-like isoform X1: MAGEMLSPTPQESKRNRLKPHIMVFPYPAQGHLLPILDLTHQLCLHGNVTVSIIVTPKNLPHLSPLLSAHPSAVSAVTLPLPHSPSGVENVKDLGCTPYIMASLRQLREPIIKWLSSHQNPPVALISDFFLGWTNDLGVPRFAFFSSGAFFASLVHYVSDKRHLYDQTEPVCISDLPRSPVFKTEHLPLTPQSPLSRDVNIVRDMTMNFSSHGCIFNSCNCLEEEYMEYLKLKVGHNRVFGVGPVSSVGLGKGKSELNVDVKALFSWLDGCPDGSVLYICFGSQKVLTKGQCDALALGLEKSLTRFFWVAKTDPIPDGFEDRVAGRGMIVRGWAPQVAVLSHVAVGGFLSHCGWNSVLEAVASGTMILAWPMEADQFVDAKLLVEYTGVAVSVCEGGKTVPNPHELGRVIAETMGEQGRELRVRAKEMGKKALAATEVRGSSTIDLERLVKELGSL, encoded by the exons ATGGCCGGAGAAATGCTCTCGCCTACACCTCAGGAGTCAAAACGCAACCGTTTAAAACCGCATATCATGGTGTTTCCATATCCAGCACAAGGCCACTTGCTTCCTATTCTGGATTTAACCCATCAACTCTGTCTTCATGGCAACGTCACTGTCTCAATCATCGTCACACCTAAAAACCTTCCTCACCTCTCCCCTCTTCTCTCCGCTCATCCATCCGCCGTCTCCGCCGTCACTCTACCTCTCCCTCACAGCCCTTCCGGCGTTGAGAACGTCAAAGACCTTGGCTGTACTCCTTATATCATGGCTTCTCTTCGACAGCTCCGAGAGCCTATCATCAAATGGCTAAGTTCTCATCAGAATCCTCCCGTTGCTCTCATCTCTGACTTCTTCCTCGGATGGACCAACGATCTCGGTGTTCCTCGCTTTGCCTTCTTCAGTTCTGGAGCGTTCTTTGCTTCACTTGTACATTATGTCTCCGACAAGCGTCATCTCTATGACCAAACTGAGCCTGTCTGCATCTCGGATCTTCCTCGCTCCCCTGTTTTCAAAACAGAGCATTTGCCTTTAACCCCGCAGTCTCCCTTGTCGCGAGATGTTAATATCGTTAGAGACATGACCATGAACTTCTCTAGCCATGGTTGTATTTTCAATTCTTGCAACTGTCTGGAAGAGGAGTACATGGAGTATTTGAAGCTGAAAGTGGGTCATAACCGGGTTTTTGGTGTTGGTCCGGTTTCTTCTGTCGGTTTAGGCAAGGGAAAATCAGAACTCAATGTAGACGTGAAGGCCTTGTTTAGTTGGCTTGACGGATGTCCAGATGGATCCGTGCTATACATATGTTTCGGTAGTCAAAAAGTGTTGACTAAAGGGCAGTGTGATGCTTTGGCTCTTGGTCTTGAAAAGAGTCTGACCCGGTTTTTTTGGGTGGCTAAGACAGACCCGATACCCGATGGGTTTGAGGATCGGGTCGCTGGTCGGGGAATGATTGTTAGAGGGTGGGCTCCTCAGGTGGCTGTGTTGAGTCACGTGGCCGTTGGTGGGTTTTTAAGCCATTGTGGATGGAACTCGGT GCTGGAAGCGGTAGCTAGTGGAACGATGATCTTGGCTTGGCCTATGGAAGCAGACCAATTTGTGGATGCCAAGTTGCTGGTGGAGTATACAGGTGTAGCTGTTAGTGTCTGTGAAGGGGGTAAGACTGTGCCGAACCCACACGAGTTAGGTCGGGTCATAGCTGAAACTATGGGTGAGCAAGGACGCGAGCTACGTGTTCGGGCCAAGGAGATGGGAAAGAAGGCACTTGCTGCGACAGAAGTAAGAGGAAGCTCTACTATTGATTTGGAAAGACTTGTTAAAGAACTGGGCTCTCTATAA
- the LOC106333059 gene encoding UDP-glycosyltransferase 89A2-like isoform X2, which produces MAGEMLSPTPQESKRNRLKPHIMVFPYPAQGHLLPILDLTHQLCLHGNVTVSIIVTPKNLPHLSPLLSAHPSAVSAVTLPLPHSPSGVENVKDLGCTPYIMASLRQLREPIIKWLSSHQNPPVALISDFFLGWTNDLGVPRFAFFSSGAFFASLVHYVSDKRHLYDQTEPVCISDLPRSPVFKTEHLPLTPQSPLSRDVNIVRDMTMNFSSHGCIFNSCNCLEEEYMEYLKLKVGHNRVFGVGPVSSVGLGKGKSELNVDVKALFSWLDGCPDGSVLYICFGSQKVLTKGQCDALALGLEKSLTRFFWVAKTDPIPDGFEDRVAGRGMIVRGWAPQVAVLSHVAVGGFLSHCGWNSVLEAVASGTMILAWPMEADQFVDAKLLVEYTGVAVSVCEGGKTVPNPHELGRVIAETMGEQGRELRVRAKEMGKKALAATEVRGSSTIDLERLVKELGSL; this is translated from the exons ATGGCCGGAGAAATGCTCTCGCCTACACCTCAGGAGTCAAAACGCAACCGTTTAAAACCGCATATCATGGTGTTTCCATATCCAGCACAAGGCCACTTGCTTCCTATTCTGGATTTAACCCATCAACTCTGTCTTCATGGCAACGTCACTGTCTCAATCATCGTCACACCTAAAAACCTTCCTCACCTCTCCCCTCTTCTCTCCGCTCATCCATCCGCCGTCTCCGCCGTCACTCTACCTCTCCCTCACAGCCCTTCCGGCGTTGAGAACGTCAAAGACCTTGGCTGTACTCCTTATATCATGGCTTCTCTTCGACAGCTCCGAGAGCCTATCATCAAATGGCTAAGTTCTCATCAGAATCCTCCCGTTGCTCTCATCTCTGACTTCTTCCTCGGATGGACCAACGATCTCGGTGTTCCTCGCTTTGCCTTCTTCAGTTCTGGAGCGTTCTTTGCTTCACTTGTACATTATGTCTCCGACAAGCGTCATCTCTATGACCAAACTGAGCCTGTCTGCATCTCGGATCTTCCTCGCTCCCCTGTTTTCAAAACAGAGCATTTGCCTTTAACCCCGCAGTCTCCCTTGTCGCGAGATGTTAATATCGTTAGAGACATGACCATGAACTTCTCTAGCCATGGTTGTATTTTCAATTCTTGCAACTGTCTGGAAGAGGAGTACATGGAGTATTTGAAGCTGAAAGTGGGTCATAACCGGGTTTTTGGTGTTGGTCCGGTTTCTTCTGTCGGTTTAGGCAAGGGAAAATCAGAACTCAATGTAGACGTGAAGGCCTTGTTTAGTTGGCTTGACGGATGTCCAGATGGATCCGTGCTATACATATGTTTCGGTAGTCAAAAAGTGTTGACTAAAGGGCAGTGTGATGCTTTGGCTCTTGGTCTTGAAAAGAGTCTGACCCGGTTTTTTTGGGTGGCTAAGACAGACCCGATACCCGATGGGTTTGAGGATCGGGTCGCTGGTCGGGGAATGATTGTTAGAGGGTGGGCTCCTCAGGTGGCTGTGTTGAGTCACGTGGCCGTTGGTGGGTTTTTAAGCCATTGTGGATGGAACTCGGTGCTGGAAGC GGTAGCTAGTGGAACGATGATCTTGGCTTGGCCTATGGAAGCAGACCAATTTGTGGATGCCAAGTTGCTGGTGGAGTATACAGGTGTAGCTGTTAGTGTCTGTGAAGGGGGTAAGACTGTGCCGAACCCACACGAGTTAGGTCGGGTCATAGCTGAAACTATGGGTGAGCAAGGACGCGAGCTACGTGTTCGGGCCAAGGAGATGGGAAAGAAGGCACTTGCTGCGACAGAAGTAAGAGGAAGCTCTACTATTGATTTGGAAAGACTTGTTAAAGAACTGGGCTCTCTATAA
- the LOC106332092 gene encoding protein NRT1/ PTR FAMILY 1.1-like, with protein sequence MMVLWLTAMLPQVKPSPCVVSTVTKCSSTAATSSQLALLYFAFALRSIGSRGIRPCSLAFGADQLDNKENPKYESVLESFFGWYYASSSVAVLIAFTVIVYIQDHLRWRIGFGVPAILMLPAGILFVLASPLYVKRNATESLFTGLAQVAVAAYVNRKLMLPGQNDSYGCYYHLNDSELKAPSDKLRFLNKACVSSNQEEDIGADGLALNPWRVCTTDQVEELKALVKVIPVWSTGIMMSINVSQNSFQLLQANSMDRRLSDHSTFKIPPGSFGMFTIIALIAWVVLYDRAILPLASKIRGKPVRINVKIRMGLGLFISFLAMAVSATVEHYRRRTAISQGLANNANGIVNISAMWLVPQYVLHGLAEALTGIGQTEFFYTEFPKSMSSIVAALFGLGMAVANILASVILNVVKNSSKKGGESWIEDNINKGHYDYYYWVLAILSFVNVIYYIVCSWSYGPAMDQLRNDKVNGVRGEEQEEAVKLN encoded by the exons ATGATGGTTCTATGGCTAACGGCGATGTTACCACAAGTGAAGCCATCACCGTGTGTAGTATCTACCGTAACCAAGTGCAGTTCTACGGCAGCGACATCTTCTCAGTTGGCTCTTTTGTATTTCGCGTTTGCACTTAGATCGATTGGATCTCGTGGAATCAGGCCGTGTTCTCTAGCCTTTGGTGCTGATCAATTAGACAACAAAGAGAATCCCAAGTACGAGAGTGTTCTTGAGAGTTTCTTTGGTTGGTACTACGCTTCTTCATCGGTTGCTGTCTTGATCGCTTTCACTGTCATTGTTTACATTCAAGATCATTTGAGATGGCGAATAGGGTTTGGAGTCCCAGCGATTCTCATGCTACCCGCGGGTATCTTGTTTGTTTTGGCGTCTCCTCTCTATGTTAAACGCAATGCGACCGAGAGTTTGTTCACTGGTTTGGCTCAAGTAGCTGTTGCAGCTTACGTGAACAGGAAGTTAATGTTACCGGGTCAGAATGACTCATATGGCTGTTATTACCACCTGAACGATTCTGAACTTAAAGCTCCAAGTGACAAATTGAG GTTTTTGAATAAAGCTTGTGTATCAAGCAACCAAGAGGAAGACATTGGTGCTGATGGTTTGGCCTTAAACCCATGGAGGGTATGCACAACTGACCAAGTTGAGGAACTCAAGGCTTTGGTCAAGGTGATACCGGTATGGTCCACGGGGATAATGATGTCTATAAACGTGAGCCAGAACTCGTTTCAGTTGCTTCAAGCTAACTCAATGGATAGACGTTTGAGCGACCATTCAACCTTCAAAATCCCACCTGGATCTTTTGGCATGTTCACAATCATAGCCCTAATAGCATGGGTGGTTCTCTACGACCGTGCAATCCTCCCATTAGCTTCCAAGATCCGAGGCAAACCGGTTAGAATCAATGTCAAGATCAGAATGGGGTTAGGTCTATTCATATCCTTCCTAGCAATGGCGGTTTCCGCAACTGTCGAGCATTACAGAAGGAGAACCGCAATAAGCCAAGGACTTGCAAACAACGCCAACGGGATAGTGAACATCTCAGCGATGTGGCTCGTACCGCAGTATGTGCTTCACGGTTTGGCAGAGGCCTTAACCGGGATAGGACAGACGGAGTTTTTCTATACCGAGTTTCCTAAAAGCATGTCTAGCATTGTGGCTGCCTTGTTTGGTCTAGGAATGGCAGTGGCTAATATATTGGCTAGTGTGATCCTCAATGTGGTCAAGAATAGCTCAAAGAAGGGTGGAGAGAGCTGGATTGAAGATAATATCAACAAGGGTCATTATGATTATTACTATTGGGTTTTAGCCATCTTGAGCTTCGTTAATGTCATTTATTACATAGTGTGTAGCTGGTCGTATGGTCCCGCGATGGACCAGTTGAGGAATGATAAGGTTAATGGTGTGAGAGGAGAAGAACAAGAAGAAGCTGTTAAATTAAACTAA
- the LOC106331181 gene encoding uncharacterized protein LOC106331181, producing MSSSSSDEVFEERFDEVFEERFDEVFEEIFEDTFTNIAEAQTSNQRSRAYIEQNREGGQDRVWNDYFSEDSTFSSQLFRRRFRMNKDLFLRIVHGLSENIPFFQQRRDATGRFGLSALQKCTAAICMLAYGSAADTVDEYLRLGETTALSCLHNFTDGIIQ from the coding sequence ATGTCGTCATCTTCATCCGACGAAGTTTTCGAAGAAAGATTTGACGAAGTTTTCGAAGAAAGATTTGACGAAGTTTTCGAAGAAATCTTCGAAGATACATTCACCAACATAGCCGAGGCCCAAACCAGTAACCAAAGGAGCCGTGCTTATATTGAACAAAACCGTGAAGGAGGACAAGACCGCGTATGGAATGACTACTTCAGCGAAGATTCGACATTCTCGTCACAATTATTCAGACGCCGTTTCCGCATGAATAAGGACTTATTCTTGCGTATTGTCCATGGGCTATCAGAGAACATTCCATTCTTTCAGCAAAGAAGAGATGCAACCGGGAGGTTCGGTCTTTCTGCACTACAAAAATGTACGGCAGCAATTTGTATGCTTGCTTATGGTTCTGCGGCTGACACGGTTGACGAATATCTCCGACTTGGTGAGACCACTGCACTTTCGTGTTTACATAATTTCACTGACGGAATAATACAGTAA